A genome region from Panthera leo isolate Ple1 chromosome A2, P.leo_Ple1_pat1.1, whole genome shotgun sequence includes the following:
- the LOC122205912 gene encoding M-phase-specific PLK1-interacting protein — translation MLYCAERQRTVLAKDHRVSEKGWSGQFRRENAAVRSSSSSPDMHRQNFRPPTPPYPGAGVGGWGSGSSFRGTPGGGGPRPPSPRDGYGSPHHTPPYGPRSRPYGSSHSPRHGGSFPGGRFGSPSPGGYPGSYSKSPAGSQQQFGYSPGQQQTHPQGSPRTSTPFGSGRGREKRMSNELESYFKPSMLEDPWAGLEPVSVVDINQQYSNTQTFTGKKGRYFC, via the exons ATGCTGTACTGCGCTGAAAGGCAGAGGACTGTTTTGGCGAAGGACCACCGAGTCTCTGAGAAGGGTTGGTCGGGACAGTTCCGGCGGGAGAACGCGGCAGTGAGGTCTTCGTCTTCATCTCCTGATATGCACCGACAGAATTTTCGACCCCCGACTCCTCCCTACCCCGGCGCGGGTGTAGGAGGTTGGGGTAGCGGGAGCAGCTTCCGGGGTACCCCGGGCGGAGGCGGACCGCGGCCGCCCTCCCCTCGGGACGGGTACGGGAGTCCGCACCACACGCCGCCGTACGGGCCCCGGTCTAGGCCCTACGGGAGCAGCCACTCTCCGCGACACGGCGGCAGCTTCCCGGGGGGCCGATTCGGGTCTCCGTCCCCTGGCGGCTACCCTGGCTCCTACTCCAAGTCCCCCGCGGGGTCCCAGCAGCAATTCGGCTACTCCCCAGGGCAGCAGCAGACCCACCCCCAG ggtTCTCCAAGGACATCTACACCATTTGGATCAGGGCGtggtagagaaaaaagaatgtctAATGAGTTGGAAAGTTATTTCAAGCCTTCAATGCTTGAAGACCCTTGGGCTGGCCTAGAACCAGTATCTGTAGTGGATATTAACCAACAGTACAGCAATACTCAAACATTCACAGGCAAAAAAGGAAGATACTTttgttaa